The window GAACGCGTTGGCGGATGGCTTTGAAGCCTCCGTGAACGAGGTCGTCGCAGCAGTGTCAGCGGCTGCGGAGCAAATGCTTGGCTTGGCGCAGGCCATGAGTGAAGCCGCTGACCGCGCCAATCATCGGTCATCGGCGGTCTCAGCGGCGTCCGAAGAGGCTTCAACGAATGTTGAGACCGTTGCGGCAGCATCTGAAGAGATGACCAACTCGATTGCGGAGGTCTCTGAGCGTATCAGTCAGTCAGCAACGATGACGGACGACGCCGCACGCGGAGCCGAGCGCGCAACCTCTACTGTGTCGCAACTGTCGACGAGTGCCCAAACCATCGGCGACGTGGTCAGGCTGATCTCAGACATTGCGGAACAGACCAACCTGTTAGCCCTCAATGCGACCATCGAGGCAGCACGTGCAGGTGAGGCAGGCAAAGGCTTTGCAGTCGTCGCATCGGAAGTCAAAAGCCTCGCAAACCAAACCGCAAAAGCGACAGAACAAATCTCTAACCAGGTGAACGGCATGCAAGGCGACACCAATGCTGTCGTCGACGCTATCAGCTCCATCGGCAGCATGATCAGCGAGCTCAACACGACGGCGTCGTCGATCGCTGCAGCCGTCGAAGAACAGCATTCGGCTACCCAGGAAATTGCGCGCAACACCCAACAGGCTGCTGACGGTACCCGCGAGGTTTCTTCGAATATCACAGAGGTGTCTACGGCCGTTATGGAAACCGGTGAGGCGGCCCGGGAAGTGCTCTCGGCGTCTTCCCAATTAGCCGGTGACGCAGAGCGATTGCGCGACCGGATGCGCGCGTTCCTTGAACAGGTTCGCGCCGCCTAAGTCCGGGCCTGACCATCAAGGGGCGCCGCGTGTCGAAAAGATGCGCGGCGCTGTTTTTTCTGCACGCTGATTTCTGTTGGTATCGGTGTTGCACCGCCCAACGGCCCGACCTATAAGACCGCTCGTGCCGCTTCGCAGGCGCGTGCCCAGGTAGCTCAGTTGGTAGAGCATGCGACTGAAAATCGCAGTGTCGGTGGTTCGATCCCGCCCCTGGGCACCATTCATTTCCGAACCTCAATGTTTACAGTGGGTTGGGTGGCGATTTTGTCCCACCGTCTGCCACCACGTCGAAAAGTGGGACACTTTTGTCCTACTTCCGTTCCGCCGTCATGCGCTTCAGGGCGCTTTCCGCGCGGGTCTTCTGACTGGCGGCACGGGTGTAGCGGGTGACTTCCTTCGAAGTCCGGTGGCCCGTAATCGCCATGATCTCGAATTCGGTGCAGCCCATTTCGGCGAGCCGCGCGGCGGCGGCCTTGCGGAGTCCGTGGACAGAGCATTGGGGCAGCCCTGCTTCGTCGCACCACTTGCGGAAGCGATTTCCGAAACCGTTCGACGTGAAGGGCCGATTGAACGCCGTCACCAGGAACGTCAGGTCCCCTGTGGGGCTGGCGTCGATGATCCGCTGAAGGTCTTCCACGATGGGGATTTCCTGACGGACAGGCGAGCGGTTCCGGTTCTTGTGCTGAGTGAAGACCAGCCACCCGTCGCGGACGTGCTGTTTGCCCAGCGTCACCAGATCGGAACGCCGCTGGCCCGTGTAGAGCGCCAAGGCGAGCGCCAGACGCGCCATTGTCCCCACCGGATGCGTCTCTTCGAATTTCTCAATTTCGGCCAAGGTCCAAGAATGGAATCCATCTGCATTCTTCGGGCTGAGATATTCGATTTCCGTCGCCGGATTCCGATCATGCAGATCATAGCGGACAGCGAATTTGTAGAGTTGGCGAAGCGCCTTCACCATTCCATTCGCAGCTTCAGGGCGGTCCATCATTTCGTCGCGCCGCGCCCGGATGTGCTTCGGCTGAAGCATCGCGAAGGGCTTGTCCCCGTCGTTCTTGTGCTGACAGAAGCGGCCCAGGATTCCCCGGCGGACCTTCTGGGTCCGGGGGTCCAGTTCCCGAAACATGGCGGATTTGAAGTATTCAGCGCAGAGGAACCGCACCGAACCGGGCACCAGATGCCCCACCTTGGGCGCAGTCTTCGCCTTTGATTCGCCCGCGAAAGCGGTCTTGTAGGCCGCCAAGAATTCGGGCGAGCCAACAGGGCTGGGAAGCCTGATTTTCTTGCCGTTCCGCCGGAAATACAAACGGACGTTGCCGTGGCGATCCACGTCTTCGACGACGTATTTCAAGCGTATCTTCATAGCGTCCCCGGTCATCTCAATCGTCCCAGGGATTGTCGTCTATGTCGCCGTCACTCGGCAAGGCTTCAAAGAATCTGTCCAGAGCGCGCACGTCCCAGACCTTCCGCCCGTCGATCCTCTTCGGCTTTGGCATTCGCCCATCGGAAACCATTTCGTCGAATTTCGTCGGGCCGACGCCGACATAGCCCGCCGCCAGGACACGCGACAATCCCCGCTTCGTGGGCGGAAGGACTGCCGGTTCCCGGCTTTGGGTATGGTCGGCGACGCCCATCGGGGGAGCGTCAGAAGGTGCCGTTGAGACGGACGCCGACGCTCGCCGCGCCGTTGCCCGCGACGGACACGGCGACGCCAACTTTCGTGTTGCCGCTCGCCGTCGTCGTCACCAGCCCGTCGCTCGACCGCCAGTAGACGGCAGCGCCCAGGTCGAAGTCGTCGGCGGCCACCTTGGGCATGTCGAAGACGCCCGCCGTCACCAGGACCAGCGGTTCGCCGATGGCAGCATCGCCCGACGCGATGCCGAAGAGGTTGCCGATCTTCACGCCGTCCCCGCTGGTGGCAGCGGCGGCGGCGGTCACGGTGATGTTCTCACCGGCTTGGACGAAGTTCTTCATGGTCACAGTCCTTTCGAAGTCTGGAATCGGATGGTGTGCGGGGGCGTCCGTGCCCCCGCGACTTGGGCTTCGAGGTCCGCGACATACCGCTGAAGGTCATTGCGGCTGACGGGGCGAAACTCGATTTTCTCGCCGTTCTGGTCCGTGACGGACACCGCTTGGGTGCCGGTCAGAAGCTGGTGAAGCGCCTCTTGCGCCTCTTCCAGCCGCTCTTGGGTGGTCAGGACGGCCATGGGTTACGCGCCCGGAATCTGGTGCGCGCCGCGCCAGTCCAGCCAGCCCGCGCCGAAGTCCAGGAAGGCGCGATACTTCATGCCCAGCGTGTCCCAGGCTTCCGTCCGCTGAATCTGGACGCCCTGGGCGGACGACAGGTAGGCGTATTGCATCGCTGCCAGCCGCGCCGGGTCCGCGAAGACATACCACGTCCCCGCCGGAAGGCGCGGTTCCACCAGAAGAGTGAGCTTCCCGCCGAAGGGGTTCACGGCGCCCGTGGTGGACGGCTGGATCGACGCCAGCACCCGTTCCGCTTCGGTTTCGAGGTCCGCGCCCACCAGAAGGAAGCGGGGCGCGGCGGCGATGATGGTCTTGCCGTCCAGGCCCTTGCGGGTCCGCATGGCTTGCCGCGCTTCGGTCAGGGCGTCCACGTCGGGGGCGCTCGCCGTGCCGATGTTGTCGCGGCTGGCGTCGAAGACCGGGTTCCCGTCCGACAGGTTCGGGTTGCCGGTCAGAAGGTCCACCAGAATGTCGGCTTCGGTCTGGGCCGCCGCTTCGCCCAGGGCTGCCGTCATGTCCCCCAGAAGGCCCAGATCGTCGTCGATCATCAGCTTCCGGGACACCGTGACGCCGCGCGCGAAGGTCTTCAGGCGCATCGTCTCGCCGTTCTCCGCGCGGCTGGTGTGGGTGATCTCGCCGGACTCGGCGAGTTCTTCCAGGCGGCCCATTTCGCCCAGGCGGATCGACGTGGACTCCTTGAAGTTCGGAAGCGTCCGCTGGCGACAGAGCCGTTTCAGCGGCGACTCGGCGGCCCGGTAGGTGTCCAGAGCCACCTTGCCCATGGCGTTGCTCACGGTCAGGGGGAAGTCGCTGGTGGTGTGCTCACCGGCCCTCGTGAACACTTCGTCCGCCGACATGCCGCGCGTGGACACGCCCGCGCGGGTGAGGGAGTCGACGGCCATGTCCCGAAGGCTGAGGTTCAGGAAGGGCCGAACCTCTTCGGCGGGGTCCCCGCCCGCGCCCATGCGGAAGGCCAGCGCGTCGGACTGGCGGCGGGTGATCGTCGCCGGGTCGTCGTTCGCCGGGGCATGGGACCGGATGATCGGGGCCGCACGGCGACGCTCTTGCAGGGCGTCATAGACCTCGGCCTTGGCCCGCGTCATGTCCGCGCCCGCGTCGATCAGATCGTCCGCCACCTGGGCGTCCAGGCCAGCGGTGCGGACAAGAGCGCGGATGTCGCGTCGGCGGGTCGTTTCGAGTTCCGCCGCATCCGGCGAAACCGTTTCGATGATGTCGTCAGGCATGGGGGACTCCTCTTTTTGCCGCAGACGGGCGGACGGGTCCGCCGGGTTCGAGGTCAGGGTGACTTCGGTGATCTTCCAGGCGGTGGGCGACTTCACCCGTCCCGCGCTGGTCTGTTTCTCGGTCCATCCCGCGACTCGGTAGCCGATGCTGACACCGCTGACGGTTCCGTCCGCGATCCGCTGCACCACGGGCGCAGCATCTTCGGCGGCGGTCATCTCCAGAACGGCGGTCACGGACCCACCTTCCAGAGCGACAGACCGAACCCGCCCCAGGGTGTCACGCACCGTCGCGGTTCGGTGACTGTCCAGGACCGGCAAGCCTTCGGCGGCGGACAAGTCCAGCGTGTCCGCCGTCAGGATTTCGAGGAACGGGCCGCGCGCATCGCGACGGCGCACCGGGGACGGCGTGGCGATGACCGCCGAAACCGTTCGGGCGTCGGGGTCCCAGGTGTTCGAGCGCGTCGGCGCGGCCCGCGTCAGGGTGTCAGTCGTCATGGGCGGACTCCGGGGTGTCGGCGGGGCCAAAGGTCAGCCCAAGGTCGCGTTCGCGGGCGCGGTCGGCGGCGATCTCTTCGTCCAGATCGTCCGCGTTCCAGCCCAATTCGTTGATGGCCTTCGTTCGGCTGGTCAGCCCCAGGGCCAGTGCCTCTTTGACCGCCGCCAAGTCCTTCTGGGGGTCCACTTGCATCGGGCGGGGCATGATCCATTCCGCCGCCAGATCGGGCGTCAGGTCCAAGCGCCCGGACAGGACTTCGGTGACGATCCAGCGTCGCCAGACAGGCCGCAGGAATTGCGGGACCAGCGTTCCGTATTGCGCTTGCTCCACGCGCGCCCGGAAGGGCAGCAGGCCCGCCCGAAGGGACGAATAGTTCGCATTGGTCAGGTCGCCCGACAGAAGGTGTTCGGGAAGTCCTAGGGCGGCGGCGAGCGCTTGAAGGTTCATCCGCAGGAACGCGGGCGAGTCCTTGGCTGCGTCGGGCGCGCTGAATTTCACGTCCACGCCAGCAGGCAGCACCTTCAGGGTTCCGGGTTCCAGGCCGGTATCCATGATGTTCCCGGCTTGCTCGCCGTCGAAGGGCAGCGCGCCCGTCGAGTTCAGATCGGTCAGGAAGCCCGCGAACATGGCGCTAGTCTTCACCCCCACCAGAAGGGCGTCCATGAGCTGGTCCAGTTCGGACGCGGACAGAACCGCCGGGGCCAGCCATGACAGGCCGCGAACCTGCCCCGCGCCTAGGGGGCGCATGATGTGCAACACGTCGGCGGCGTCGAAGCGGATCGACGGGGCGTAATCGGTGAAGGTCGAATGCGGGCGGTGGGGAAGTAGCCAATAGGCGACGCGGCGGCCCTGGGCGTCGAATTCCACGCCGCCCGCAATCATCCGCCCGCCGCCCAATTCGGCGGTTTTCGCTTCGTCCAGTTGTTCGGGCGCGACGACTTGAAGGCGCAACCCGTCCGTGTCGTCATGGACGATGACCAGAGCTTCCCCGTCCACGATCAGGTGACGGGCAATGTCGCGCTGAAGCCCCCAGAAGTCCGACCGCCCCGCCGCGTCCGCGTCGTCCGCCCAGGTCTCGAATGCGCGGCTTGCGGTGCGTCGCGTGTCGGCGTCATCGGCGCGCGGTGTCGGGCGTATTCCGGCACCCACCAGTGCGGCGGACCAGTTGTCCACGCCGTTGGCCAGGAAGGGGTTATTCGTTGCCAGATACCGGGCGCGGGACCGCGTGAGCGTCGCACCTGCCGCGACTTCCGGGTTGATCGGCCCGAAGGTGCCCATGCCCCCGCCACGCCGCCCACCAGCCGCCGCGTCGATCATTCGACGGGCGGTCGGCGGACTGGTCCGAAACAGTTTCGGCAGGCGAAGGCGAAGGGCCACGGCTAGTCGCTTTCCAGGGTGTCGAGAACAGGTTTTGCAAGTGTCGTTACGGGCCAGATAAGAACCTGCGTTGCGCCTTCAGCGGGTTCCGCTTTTTGAACGCTTGCGTCCCCCATGAAGGCGGGGTTCTGCGGAAACGGAGAGGGGATGTGCTCAATACGAGCGAAGATCGGTTGACCGGATTTGATCGAAGCCAGATTTCGTTCAAACATCGGTTGTCCGGTCGCGCTCTTCACCTTCCGTAGTTGAAGGTTCAACAACTCGATTGTTCCCCAACTGACGCCGTTCAGGCTGGCGGCCAAAGCGACAACGGCGAACGCGCAATCCGCTTCGGTGAAGGTCATGGTTTTCCCCTGGGAACGGGGATTGGTGCTACAGATTAGCCCTTTGTCTCGGAGCATCCGCGCGCGGTCATAGATGCGCTGACGATCATCGTCGTTTTGATCGACGCCCCAGTTTTTCCAGTAGGCGTCGGCAATTTGTCGAAGGGTGTAGTTCATGGCGATCTCCCCGGTGTAGGCAAGGCGACCATATCACTTGCAAAGTAGATTCGCAAGTTACTTGCAAAATCACTGCGCAAGACCTACACTGTCTCCCACAGTGCGGCTCATCACCGGGCTGTCCTTCTCTAAATGAGTCGGGGGGCAGGTCTTCCAGGGTTTGCCCCCCGGCAACTCGAAAGCCTCCCCCATGCACCGAACGGACGAACACAGGGCCAAGGCCCGCTGCTACACAAAAGCCGCCCGCCGGGGGTTGTCCTTCAGGTCCTGCTGGGACGTGAAGCGTGGGGTGTCGAGATACCACATCGTCCGCGACGGGGATTTCGAGGTCTGGTGGGCCGATCACATCGGAGACGCTGAAGCCTATCTCGACAAGGCCCCGCCCAGGTTGTGGACCGACTAGCTATCGAATAGGTCCAAATC is drawn from Pseudomonadota bacterium and contains these coding sequences:
- a CDS encoding site-specific integrase gives rise to the protein MKYVVEDVDRHGNVRLYFRRNGKKIRLPSPVGSPEFLAAYKTAFAGESKAKTAPKVGHLVPGSVRFLCAEYFKSAMFRELDPRTQKVRRGILGRFCQHKNDGDKPFAMLQPKHIRARRDEMMDRPEAANGMVKALRQLYKFAVRYDLHDRNPATEIEYLSPKNADGFHSWTLAEIEKFEETHPVGTMARLALALALYTGQRRSDLVTLGKQHVRDGWLVFTQHKNRNRSPVRQEIPIVEDLQRIIDASPTGDLTFLVTAFNRPFTSNGFGNRFRKWCDEAGLPQCSVHGLRKAAAARLAEMGCTEFEIMAITGHRTSKEVTRYTRAASQKTRAESALKRMTAERK
- a CDS encoding DUF2190 family protein, whose protein sequence is MKNFVQAGENITVTAAAAATSGDGVKIGNLFGIASGDAAIGEPLVLVTAGVFDMPKVAADDFDLGAAVYWRSSDGLVTTTASGNTKVGVAVSVAGNGAASVGVRLNGTF
- the gpW gene encoding gpW family head-tail joining protein gives rise to the protein MAVLTTQERLEEAQEALHQLLTGTQAVSVTDQNGEKIEFRPVSRNDLQRYVADLEAQVAGARTPPHTIRFQTSKGL
- a CDS encoding prohead protease/major capsid protein fusion protein; translation: MTTDTLTRAAPTRSNTWDPDARTVSAVIATPSPVRRRDARGPFLEILTADTLDLSAAEGLPVLDSHRTATVRDTLGRVRSVALEGGSVTAVLEMTAAEDAAPVVQRIADGTVSGVSIGYRVAGWTEKQTSAGRVKSPTAWKITEVTLTSNPADPSARLRQKEESPMPDDIIETVSPDAAELETTRRRDIRALVRTAGLDAQVADDLIDAGADMTRAKAEVYDALQERRRAAPIIRSHAPANDDPATITRRQSDALAFRMGAGGDPAEEVRPFLNLSLRDMAVDSLTRAGVSTRGMSADEVFTRAGEHTTSDFPLTVSNAMGKVALDTYRAAESPLKRLCRQRTLPNFKESTSIRLGEMGRLEELAESGEITHTSRAENGETMRLKTFARGVTVSRKLMIDDDLGLLGDMTAALGEAAAQTEADILVDLLTGNPNLSDGNPVFDASRDNIGTASAPDVDALTEARQAMRTRKGLDGKTIIAAAPRFLLVGADLETEAERVLASIQPSTTGAVNPFGGKLTLLVEPRLPAGTWYVFADPARLAAMQYAYLSSAQGVQIQRTEAWDTLGMKYRAFLDFGAGWLDWRGAHQIPGA
- a CDS encoding phage portal protein → MGTFGPINPEVAAGATLTRSRARYLATNNPFLANGVDNWSAALVGAGIRPTPRADDADTRRTASRAFETWADDADAAGRSDFWGLQRDIARHLIVDGEALVIVHDDTDGLRLQVVAPEQLDEAKTAELGGGRMIAGGVEFDAQGRRVAYWLLPHRPHSTFTDYAPSIRFDAADVLHIMRPLGAGQVRGLSWLAPAVLSASELDQLMDALLVGVKTSAMFAGFLTDLNSTGALPFDGEQAGNIMDTGLEPGTLKVLPAGVDVKFSAPDAAKDSPAFLRMNLQALAAALGLPEHLLSGDLTNANYSSLRAGLLPFRARVEQAQYGTLVPQFLRPVWRRWIVTEVLSGRLDLTPDLAAEWIMPRPMQVDPQKDLAAVKEALALGLTSRTKAINELGWNADDLDEEIAADRARERDLGLTFGPADTPESAHDD